In the genome of Streptococcus mitis, one region contains:
- a CDS encoding 50S ribosomal protein L33 → MALKKASLACAVCGSRNYSIKISGNPKPTRLEVNKFCKHCGKYTTHRETR, encoded by the coding sequence ATGGCATTAAAAAAAGCAAGCCTAGCTTGTGCGGTTTGTGGTTCGAGAAACTATTCAATCAAGATCAGCGGAAACCCCAAGCCTACACGACTAGAAGTAAATAAATTTTGTAAGCATTGTGGCAAGTACACTACACACAGAGAAACGAGATAG
- the secE gene encoding preprotein translocase subunit SecE (forms a complex with SecY and SecG; SecYEG forms a putative protein-conducting channel to which secA binds and translocates targeted polypeptides across the cytoplasmic membrane, a process driven by ATP and a proton-motive force): protein MRFIGDIFRLLKDTTWPTRKESWRDFRSIMEYTAFFVVIIYIFDQLIVSGLIRFINIF from the coding sequence ATGCGTTTTATTGGAGATATTTTTAGACTTCTTAAAGACACAACATGGCCAACTCGCAAGGAAAGCTGGAGAGATTTTCGTTCTATCATGGAATATACTGCTTTCTTTGTAGTAATTATTTACATTTTTGACCAGTTGATTGTTTCAGGTTTGATTCGATTTATTAACATTTTTTAG